ATATTGAATAAAAACTACTTTGTTAAAAAAATTTTAAAAAATTTGTTGTATGAAAAACAATAAAACAATAAAACAAGGTTATATATTAATATAAAATATATTAATCTTATAATCACTCATTATCATTTAAACTTTTAATTATTTAAAAAATATTAATATTGCTAATAATATGAAATCTCTTTCTAATATTGATTTTTCTAAATTATCACTTTTTGAATCTATTATTACGGCTTCTCAAATAATTCGAGAAGATTTCCCTACAAATTCTGTTTTATCTGAATTAAATAATAGAATACAAGAAGCTGAATCTTATATATCATCTGAATATGAGCCAAATCGACAATTAGAGAAATTGTTGGAATTATTTTATATTCATTGGAATTTTGGTGGTGCCAGTGGAGTTTATAAACTTTCAGATGCGCTATGGATTGATAATGTCCTAAAAACGCGTCAAGGTACTGCAGTATCTTTAGGTATTGTGTTATTACATATTGCTCAAGAATTAAAATTGCCTTTAAATCCTGTTGTATTTCCAACACAACTAATTTTAAGAGCTGATTGGATTAATAAAAAAAAATGGCTAATAAATCCCTTTAATGGAGATATTTTAGACAAACATACACTAGAAGTATGGTTAAAAGGTAATATTAGCCCAACAGCAGAATTGTATGAAAATGATTTATATAAAGCTGAGTCTATTACTGTTATTCGTAAGATGCTAGATATACTGAAATCTGCATTAATGGAAGAAAAAAAAATGGAATTAGCATTAAATGTTACAAATTTATTATTGCAAATTGATCCTAATAATCCATATGAAATTCGTGATAGAGGTTTAATATATGCACAATTAGAATGTAATCATGTTGCTTTAACAGATTTAATTTATTTTGTAGAACATTGTCCCGAGGATCCTATTAGTGAAATTATTAAAATACAAATTCATTCTATTGAACAGAAAAAAGTTATATTACATTAAAAATAATTTTTTATTTATTGTGTAATTGGAGGATTACGTTTATGTACCGTATTTAAATATAATTTTTCAATGATTTTTTTGTTAACGATATCTATTTTTTTTCCTTCTAAATAAGAATCAATTGTATCATATGTCACACCTAAAATAGATTCGTCTTCTTGTTGTGGATATTTTTCTTCAAGATCTGCAGTAGGTTTTTTAA
The sequence above is a segment of the Buchnera aphidicola str. G002 (Myzus persicae) genome. Coding sequences within it:
- the sirB1 gene encoding invasion regulator SirB1; this translates as MKSLSNIDFSKLSLFESIITASQIIREDFPTNSVLSELNNRIQEAESYISSEYEPNRQLEKLLELFYIHWNFGGASGVYKLSDALWIDNVLKTRQGTAVSLGIVLLHIAQELKLPLNPVVFPTQLILRADWINKKKWLINPFNGDILDKHTLEVWLKGNISPTAELYENDLYKAESITVIRKMLDILKSALMEEKKMELALNVTNLLLQIDPNNPYEIRDRGLIYAQLECNHVALTDLIYFVEHCPEDPISEIIKIQIHSIEQKKVILH